From one Caldithrix abyssi DSM 13497 genomic stretch:
- a CDS encoding aldehyde dehydrogenase family protein, giving the protein MHLDDKQIAQIVETVLSRLERNESRTGRSRHPQGVFETLDEAVEAARQAQKKIRKLELRAKIIQAIRQAGVKHARELAEMAVQETGMGRVEDKIAKNISQAEKTPGIEDLQPLALSGDHGLTLIENAAWGVIASVTPSTNPGATVINNSISMIAAGNAVVYAPHPAAKKVSQRAIEILNKAIEAAGGPATLLTTVAEPSIETAQKLFVYPGIDLLVVTGGEAVVKAARKVTDKRLMAAGAGNPPVVVDETADIAKAARDIVWGASFDNNIVCADEKEIIAVDAIADRLKEEMKKHQAVELTPQQGEELAQIILEDYPGPNARINRKWVGKDAYKFAREIGLNVSKETRLLFVEADKDHPFAQLELMMPVIPLIRAADADKAIDLAIELEHGYRHTAAMHSRHIDHMDRMANEINTSIFVKNGPCLAGLGFGGEGWTSMTITTPTGEGVTSARSFVRLRRCVVVDHFRIV; this is encoded by the coding sequence ATGCATTTAGACGATAAACAAATCGCTCAGATTGTTGAGACGGTGCTGTCTCGGCTGGAGCGAAATGAATCGCGTACGGGCCGTTCACGCCATCCGCAGGGCGTTTTTGAAACTCTGGACGAGGCGGTGGAAGCGGCGCGGCAGGCGCAGAAAAAAATACGCAAGCTGGAATTACGAGCCAAAATTATTCAGGCCATCCGGCAGGCCGGCGTAAAACACGCCCGCGAGCTGGCGGAAATGGCCGTGCAGGAAACGGGCATGGGGCGCGTGGAAGACAAAATCGCCAAAAATATCTCGCAGGCCGAAAAGACGCCCGGCATCGAAGACCTGCAGCCGCTGGCTCTTTCTGGCGATCACGGTTTGACGCTCATCGAAAACGCGGCCTGGGGCGTCATTGCCTCGGTTACGCCTTCCACTAATCCCGGCGCCACCGTCATCAACAACAGCATCAGCATGATCGCCGCGGGTAATGCGGTGGTTTATGCTCCGCATCCGGCGGCAAAAAAGGTTTCGCAGCGGGCTATTGAAATTTTGAACAAGGCCATCGAAGCGGCCGGAGGCCCCGCCACCCTGCTGACCACCGTGGCCGAGCCTTCCATCGAAACCGCACAAAAACTTTTTGTTTATCCGGGCATTGACCTTTTGGTGGTAACCGGCGGCGAGGCTGTGGTAAAAGCGGCCAGAAAAGTAACCGACAAGCGCTTGATGGCTGCCGGGGCGGGCAATCCGCCGGTGGTGGTTGACGAAACGGCCGACATCGCCAAAGCGGCGCGCGACATCGTGTGGGGCGCTTCGTTCGACAATAACATCGTTTGCGCCGATGAAAAGGAAATTATCGCCGTGGATGCCATTGCCGATCGGCTGAAAGAAGAGATGAAAAAACACCAGGCCGTGGAGCTTACTCCCCAACAGGGAGAAGAGCTGGCCCAAATCATTCTGGAAGATTATCCCGGGCCAAACGCCAGAATCAACCGCAAGTGGGTGGGTAAGGACGCCTACAAGTTCGCCAGAGAGATCGGCCTAAATGTTTCAAAAGAGACGCGCCTTTTGTTCGTGGAAGCAGACAAAGATCATCCTTTTGCTCAGCTTGAACTGATGATGCCGGTGATTCCGTTAATTCGAGCGGCGGACGCCGACAAAGCCATCGATCTGGCCATCGAACTGGAACACGGCTATCGCCACACGGCAGCCATGCACTCCCGCCATATCGATCACATGGATCGCATGGCCAATGAAATCAACACCAGTATTTTTGTGAAGAACGGTCCCTGTCTGGCCGGGCTTGGGTTTGGCGGCGAAGGCTGGACTTCTATGACCATCACCACGCCCACCGGCGAGGGCGTTACCTCGGCCCGCAGCTTTGTTCGCTTGCGCCGCTGTGTTGTGGTCGATCATTTCAGAATTGTTTAA
- the eutJ gene encoding ethanolamine utilization protein EutJ produces the protein MQRINERLNKLEEIVNDDSPLKTSGPWHVGIDLGTADIVLVVTDEEGEPLAAFMEWAEVVRDGIVVDYIGAVDIVKRLVRQAEQKLGIEIKQAITSFPPGTDPRTSRNVVENAGLKVKALIDEPSSVVHLLNITEGAVVDIGGGTTGLSVAQNGQIIYAADEPTGGHHVTLTIAGNRRISFEEAEKMKRDARTNGLMAVVEPVFQKMAEIIKNHLQPFSVSDVYLSGGTFCFPGIVDVFKQELPDVNWILPSQPLFLTPLAIASFRKKQD, from the coding sequence TTGCAGCGCATTAACGAACGACTGAACAAACTGGAAGAAATAGTCAACGACGACAGCCCGCTGAAGACGTCCGGTCCCTGGCACGTGGGCATCGATCTGGGCACGGCCGACATCGTGCTGGTTGTAACCGACGAAGAAGGGGAGCCCCTGGCGGCCTTTATGGAATGGGCCGAAGTGGTGCGCGATGGGATCGTGGTGGATTACATCGGCGCGGTGGATATTGTCAAACGTCTGGTGCGCCAGGCAGAACAAAAGTTAGGCATCGAAATCAAACAGGCCATTACTTCATTTCCGCCGGGAACCGATCCGCGCACTTCGCGCAATGTGGTGGAAAACGCCGGATTGAAAGTGAAAGCGCTTATCGACGAGCCCTCCAGCGTGGTTCACCTGCTTAACATCACGGAAGGAGCGGTGGTGGATATCGGCGGGGGCACAACCGGCCTGTCTGTGGCCCAAAATGGCCAGATCATTTACGCCGCCGACGAGCCCACCGGCGGGCACCACGTTACCCTGACCATTGCCGGCAACCGGCGCATTTCGTTTGAAGAGGCCGAAAAGATGAAGCGCGACGCCCGCACCAACGGTTTGATGGCCGTGGTGGAGCCGGTATTTCAAAAAATGGCCGAAATCATCAAAAATCATTTACAACCGTTTTCGGTAAGCGATGTGTACCTTTCCGGCGGCACATTTTGTTTCCCGGGCATCGTGGATGTTTTTAAGCAGGAATTGCCGGACGTCAACTGGATTTTACCTTCGCAACCGTTGTTCTTAACGCCGCTGGCCATAGCGTCGTTTCGCAAAAAACAGGATTAA
- a CDS encoding 4Fe-4S dicluster domain-containing protein: MDRAQLIDKIREAGIIGAGGAGFPTYKKLDASVEHIIANGAECEPLLYKDRETMLQEGKALFRGLEIMQQITGAQKVTIALKEKNRDIAQIYAATARQYGFDFFIYKDVYPAGDEYILVYEITGRRIPPGGIPLQVGVVVDNVETIVNIAHAVDDDRPVVDKFISITGAVKKAISLRVPVGTSIADCLELAGGVTVANPAVLTGGVMMGGVEFDASLPISKTLGGLIVLPADHYLVKKKTTPREAYTRIGHGQCDQCSLCTEMCPRYIMGYPIEPHKVMRNLLLTGENKERASLWAQYCCECNVCTLIACPEGLDPKSICVDAKQLLREKGLSRTEEELEFLFRDVHPAREGREVPIPTVYRRLGLTEYDRPAKFTPLDVQPQKVVLPLNSHIGAPAVPLVKVGDAVKKGQKIADVSKDQLGSPVHASIDGQITAIEEQMIVIERGV, encoded by the coding sequence ATGGATCGAGCACAACTCATAGATAAAATTCGCGAAGCTGGTATTATTGGCGCTGGCGGGGCCGGCTTCCCCACTTACAAAAAACTGGACGCCAGCGTAGAACACATCATCGCCAACGGAGCAGAATGCGAACCCCTGCTTTACAAAGATCGCGAAACCATGTTGCAGGAGGGAAAGGCGCTGTTCCGCGGCCTGGAAATCATGCAGCAAATTACCGGCGCGCAAAAAGTAACCATTGCCTTAAAAGAAAAAAACCGCGATATTGCGCAAATTTACGCCGCAACCGCTCGCCAGTACGGTTTTGACTTTTTTATTTACAAAGATGTTTATCCTGCCGGCGACGAGTACATTCTGGTTTACGAAATTACCGGCCGACGCATTCCGCCTGGTGGCATCCCGCTACAGGTGGGCGTTGTGGTGGATAATGTGGAAACCATCGTCAACATCGCGCACGCGGTGGACGACGACCGACCGGTGGTTGACAAGTTCATCAGCATTACGGGTGCCGTTAAAAAGGCCATCTCTTTGCGCGTGCCTGTTGGCACTTCCATTGCCGATTGCCTGGAACTGGCCGGCGGCGTTACGGTGGCCAACCCGGCCGTTTTAACCGGCGGGGTGATGATGGGCGGCGTTGAATTTGACGCCAGTCTGCCGATTAGCAAAACGCTGGGCGGATTGATTGTGCTGCCCGCCGATCACTACCTTGTTAAAAAGAAAACCACACCCCGCGAAGCCTACACGCGCATCGGTCATGGCCAGTGCGATCAGTGTTCGCTTTGTACAGAAATGTGTCCGCGCTACATCATGGGCTATCCCATCGAACCGCACAAGGTGATGCGTAATTTGCTGCTCACCGGTGAGAACAAAGAACGCGCCAGCTTGTGGGCGCAGTACTGTTGCGAGTGCAACGTTTGCACCTTAATCGCCTGTCCGGAGGGCCTGGATCCCAAGAGCATTTGCGTGGATGCCAAACAGCTTTTGCGCGAAAAGGGTCTTTCGCGCACGGAAGAAGAACTGGAATTTTTATTCAGAGATGTGCATCCGGCGCGCGAAGGCAGAGAAGTGCCCATTCCCACGGTTTACCGGCGTTTGGGGTTAACTGAATACGATCGTCCGGCAAAATTTACGCCGCTGGACGTTCAGCCGCAGAAGGTGGTTTTGCCGTTAAATTCGCACATCGGGGCGCCGGCCGTGCCTCTTGTAAAAGTGGGCGATGCGGTGAAAAAAGGGCAGAAGATTGCCGACGTATCAAAAGATCAATTGGGCAGTCCGGTTCATGCCAGCATTGACGGACAAATTACAGCCATCGAAGAGCAGATGATTGTCATCGAAAGAGGAGTTTGA
- a CDS encoding BMC domain-containing protein, with product MKGAAIGIVETSSIAKGYEVADAVLKRADVEIVVNRTICPGKYMVLISGDVDAVNASIETGVKIGAHTVVDYFIIPNVHPEVFPAISGVTHLPEIKALGVIEGFSVASVIEAADAAVKAADVQLITVHLAMAIGGKGFVSLTGEVGDVEAAVAAGAAVIESKGLLVEKIVIPSPRKEIIDEFI from the coding sequence ATGAAAGGCGCAGCCATTGGAATTGTAGAAACTTCATCCATTGCCAAAGGCTACGAAGTGGCGGATGCCGTTTTAAAAAGAGCCGACGTCGAAATCGTCGTTAACCGCACCATTTGTCCGGGTAAGTACATGGTACTGATCAGCGGCGACGTGGACGCCGTTAATGCCAGCATCGAAACCGGCGTAAAGATCGGCGCGCATACGGTGGTTGATTACTTCATCATTCCCAATGTTCATCCGGAGGTCTTTCCGGCCATCAGTGGGGTAACGCATTTACCGGAAATCAAAGCGCTGGGCGTGATCGAGGGTTTTTCGGTGGCTTCGGTCATCGAAGCGGCCGATGCGGCGGTAAAAGCGGCCGATGTACAGTTAATCACAGTGCATCTGGCGATGGCCATAGGCGGCAAAGGATTTGTCAGCCTGACCGGCGAGGTGGGCGATGTGGAAGCCGCCGTTGCCGCAGGCGCCGCCGTCATCGAAAGTAAGGGACTGTTAGTGGAAAAGATCGTTATCCCCTCCCCGCGCAAAGAGATTATCGACGAATTTATCTAA
- a CDS encoding ABC transporter ATP-binding protein → MDDVAIRLQKVSFAYRDKTVLKGLDLEIKAGEFVGIIGPNGVGKSTLLKVMAALYPPDDGLYLLFGKRLKNWKRKAIAQKIGYVPQSVDLTFPFTVRQVVEMGRYPYFTGIIGGDPEGEPFVQKALALTDLLGLERRMFSSLSGGEKQRAIIASVLAQNTPILLLDEPTSSLDLKHQIAILQLLKRLSADEKKTVALVTHEVNLAAQFCDRLFLLNEGRILKSGPPPEVLQFNLIQHVYGVNVYIDINPFTNSIYILPYELKKEEEK, encoded by the coding sequence ATGGATGACGTAGCCATTCGTCTGCAAAAGGTGAGCTTTGCCTATCGGGACAAAACAGTTCTGAAAGGTCTTGATCTGGAAATCAAAGCCGGCGAGTTTGTGGGCATCATCGGGCCAAACGGCGTGGGTAAATCAACCCTGCTCAAAGTAATGGCCGCCCTTTATCCGCCTGACGATGGCCTTTACCTTTTGTTTGGCAAACGTTTAAAAAACTGGAAGCGCAAGGCTATTGCCCAAAAAATCGGTTACGTACCGCAAAGCGTGGATTTAACCTTTCCTTTTACCGTACGCCAGGTGGTCGAAATGGGGCGTTACCCTTACTTTACGGGCATCATCGGGGGCGACCCGGAAGGCGAGCCGTTTGTGCAAAAGGCGCTTGCCTTAACCGATTTGCTCGGCCTGGAGCGGCGTATGTTTTCATCTTTAAGCGGCGGCGAAAAGCAACGAGCCATTATTGCCAGCGTGCTGGCGCAAAACACGCCCATCTTACTACTGGATGAACCGACTTCTTCGCTGGATTTAAAACACCAGATCGCCATTTTACAATTGTTGAAACGTTTAAGCGCTGATGAGAAAAAAACCGTGGCGCTGGTCACGCACGAAGTCAATCTGGCCGCTCAGTTTTGCGATCGTTTATTTTTGTTGAATGAAGGACGCATATTGAAGTCAGGGCCACCGCCCGAAGTGCTGCAGTTTAATTTAATTCAGCACGTTTATGGGGTGAATGTTTACATCGATATCAATCCGTTCACCAATTCCATTTATATTTTGCCCTACGAATTAAAAAAAGAGGAAGAAAAATAG
- a CDS encoding IS1182 family transposase → MSFITYNRSQMNLFGYSVEDFARDDPKSRFVVELVSRLDLSALYSRYSSQGGDSYAPDMMLALWFYAYSNGITSTRKLEELCKYDTRYIYITGNQHPDHSTLSRFRKAHLDLLDQYFVEILLIAQAEGISSFNQIAIDGTKIKAHSSKRHGYTEDQLDKRIEKLRAEIKQYMQRCNFVEQGATDELDLETLRAEKERLERLEKEILERKAQLKERKKQLKSEHRSRHQINVKEPDARMMPSVDGPGYNAQLGVDMSSHLIVAHEVVSQPNDQGQFIPIQEQVEKNLGSDDKRSYTADSGYHNSTDLKELEEKQIDAVIADPQLSNRSIKETPTSKEELQKEERKLKRSDFVYHEQGDYYECPTGKKLFPVERNSERIVYRSNDCQDCPLINLCISSKKKVKQIHRSVNESYCERMAKKLQTSAAQERLKKRSVTVEPVFGNLKHNLGYRGFSLSGLNNVRSEFTLMCIGHNINVLFKNMLGKRLAAFITASQEKDDLLILFSKNILAFLILYFAQRLRMRKNYQYRRI, encoded by the coding sequence ATGAGTTTTATTACTTATAATCGCTCACAAATGAATCTCTTTGGCTATAGTGTGGAAGATTTTGCCAGAGACGATCCAAAGAGTCGATTTGTAGTGGAGTTGGTTTCGCGCCTTGATTTAAGTGCACTTTATTCCCGTTATAGTTCACAAGGCGGTGATTCTTATGCCCCAGACATGATGCTTGCCTTATGGTTTTATGCTTATAGTAACGGCATTACCAGCACCCGTAAGCTGGAGGAATTGTGTAAATATGATACGCGCTACATTTATATCACTGGGAATCAGCATCCGGATCATAGTACATTAAGTCGTTTTCGCAAGGCACATTTGGATTTATTAGACCAATATTTTGTAGAGATACTTTTAATTGCCCAGGCCGAAGGCATAAGTAGTTTCAACCAGATAGCCATAGATGGCACGAAAATCAAAGCGCACAGCAGTAAGCGTCATGGCTACACTGAGGATCAATTAGACAAACGTATAGAGAAGTTAAGAGCAGAGATCAAGCAATACATGCAGCGCTGTAATTTTGTAGAACAGGGGGCCACGGATGAATTAGATTTAGAAACTCTTCGAGCGGAGAAAGAACGGCTTGAGCGCTTAGAGAAAGAGATATTAGAACGTAAAGCCCAATTGAAAGAGCGTAAGAAACAGCTCAAATCAGAACACCGTTCAAGACATCAAATAAATGTAAAAGAGCCGGATGCCCGCATGATGCCTTCGGTGGATGGACCGGGCTATAACGCACAATTAGGCGTAGATATGTCCAGTCATTTAATAGTAGCTCATGAAGTCGTAAGCCAGCCCAACGACCAGGGTCAATTCATACCGATTCAAGAACAAGTAGAGAAGAATCTTGGTTCAGATGATAAGCGATCTTACACGGCCGATTCCGGTTATCACAATAGCACAGACCTAAAAGAATTGGAAGAAAAGCAGATTGATGCCGTAATAGCCGATCCCCAGTTATCCAATCGTTCGATAAAGGAGACACCAACCTCCAAGGAAGAATTGCAAAAAGAAGAAAGAAAACTAAAACGAAGTGATTTTGTGTATCATGAACAGGGAGATTACTATGAATGTCCGACGGGTAAGAAGCTTTTTCCAGTTGAGAGAAATAGCGAACGGATCGTATATCGTTCCAATGATTGTCAGGACTGTCCCTTAATTAATTTATGTATTTCCAGTAAAAAGAAAGTTAAGCAAATCCATCGTTCAGTTAATGAGAGTTATTGCGAACGTATGGCGAAAAAGTTACAAACTTCAGCGGCGCAGGAACGACTAAAGAAGCGTTCGGTGACAGTTGAACCTGTTTTTGGTAACTTGAAGCATAATTTAGGCTATCGTGGATTTTCCTTATCTGGTCTTAATAATGTTCGTAGTGAATTTACGTTAATGTGTATTGGGCATAATATTAATGTTCTATTTAAAAATATGTTAGGGAAACGTTTAGCAGCGTTTATAACAGCATCACAAGAAAAAGATGATCTATTAATTTTATTTTCAAAGAATATTTTGGCGTTTTTAATTCTATATTTTGCCCAACGCTTAAGAATGAGAAAAAATTATCAATATCGGAGAATATAA
- a CDS encoding adenosylcobalamin-dependent ribonucleoside-diphosphate reductase has product MFKHKGKFVSVVGRRNIKAYQNLYLLNKKKLNNGSLPLHPEENYWGDNDLARNIYVKKYFVKDLNNNLVEHRPEDLFNRVSSFIAAIETDPQKQEEWAERFYRYMYEGYFIPGGRVLAGAGDLYRLKTLANCFVSQIAGDNIEAIYDSAYECARTYSYGGGIGVDISVLRPKNSVVHNAADTSTGAVSFMDLFSLTTGLIGQSGRRGALMLTIDVKHPDVIDFIRVKKTPNWVTKQIVEQLKWSNLFDYYQLKEIEKQVMENTQVRFANISIKASDEFMQAVYEQKTYGADKILVYKKFNKSQMATAYLEETQHYSIQIPAKDIEEYELFKVFGDISSLNDFLYKNYELIITETDLGDPNKRDVYGDLVLPLDKEPFDLAVKYSGDFMLYFASKPTGEIRRLIKAREVWDAFVEGNYKTAEPGLIFWSKMSKYSPSNYVGRPISSTNPCAEVPLEDGGACNLASINLSRLVRNGFQPNAEIEWETLKQVTRAVVRFLDNVVSWNEVLNPLEKQRRAASETRRLGLGIMGAADMLNQLNLGYDSEQGIALLEKVMQTIADEAYQASAELAAEKGPSPIFDYEKYSQGPFFKEALSAETKKLIQEKGLRNIAILSIAPTGSISNIALGFKIGDKHYLGVSSGIEPIFALYYTRRAESFGNQFFKVFHSTVQAYIDLHNLQDKVVNAQTEAELTEYLPPHFFRTAHHINAEKRVEIQGKCQRYVDHSISSTVNLPETIEPEVISNIYLMAWKKGLKGITIYRDGSRYPILSVDGQKTEFQKIKEKLFKILLADTKEEVTLKGDDIIQTPDGKLTTVYHYLKSTEQNNS; this is encoded by the coding sequence ATGTTTAAGCATAAGGGCAAATTTGTCTCTGTGGTTGGTCGACGTAACATTAAGGCCTACCAGAATCTTTACTTACTCAACAAAAAAAAGTTAAACAATGGCTCGTTGCCTCTTCATCCCGAGGAAAATTACTGGGGCGATAACGACCTGGCGCGCAATATTTATGTGAAGAAATACTTTGTTAAAGACCTGAACAACAACCTGGTTGAGCATCGTCCGGAAGATCTGTTCAACCGTGTTTCATCTTTTATTGCAGCCATTGAAACCGATCCTCAAAAGCAGGAAGAATGGGCAGAACGTTTTTACCGCTACATGTATGAGGGGTATTTCATCCCCGGAGGTCGCGTTTTAGCCGGGGCGGGCGATTTGTACCGTCTTAAAACTCTGGCCAACTGTTTTGTTTCGCAAATAGCCGGCGACAACATCGAGGCTATTTACGATTCGGCTTATGAATGCGCCCGTACCTATTCGTACGGCGGGGGAATTGGCGTGGATATTTCGGTACTGCGCCCCAAAAATTCGGTTGTGCACAACGCCGCAGATACCTCAACCGGCGCGGTGTCGTTTATGGATTTGTTCTCCTTAACAACAGGCTTAATCGGGCAAAGCGGCCGCCGAGGCGCCCTGATGCTGACCATTGACGTTAAGCACCCGGATGTGATCGATTTTATCCGCGTGAAAAAAACGCCCAATTGGGTCACCAAACAGATCGTCGAACAATTAAAGTGGAGTAATCTGTTTGACTATTACCAGCTAAAAGAAATTGAAAAGCAGGTAATGGAAAATACCCAGGTGCGTTTTGCCAACATCAGCATCAAAGCTTCCGATGAATTTATGCAGGCCGTGTACGAACAAAAGACGTACGGCGCGGACAAAATTCTTGTTTACAAAAAGTTTAATAAAAGCCAGATGGCTACCGCCTATTTAGAAGAAACCCAGCACTATTCCATCCAAATCCCGGCCAAAGACATCGAAGAATACGAGCTTTTTAAAGTTTTTGGAGATATCAGCTCGCTCAACGATTTTCTTTATAAAAATTATGAATTGATTATTACGGAAACGGATCTGGGCGATCCTAACAAACGCGATGTGTATGGCGATCTGGTACTGCCGCTGGATAAAGAGCCCTTTGACCTGGCCGTAAAGTACAGCGGTGATTTTATGCTCTACTTTGCCTCCAAACCGACCGGAGAGATTCGCCGTTTGATTAAAGCGCGCGAAGTGTGGGATGCCTTTGTGGAGGGCAATTACAAAACGGCCGAACCCGGCCTCATTTTCTGGAGCAAAATGAGCAAATATTCGCCGTCCAACTATGTCGGTCGCCCCATCTCTTCCACCAATCCCTGCGCCGAAGTTCCTTTAGAAGATGGCGGCGCCTGCAATCTGGCTTCCATCAACCTTTCCAGGCTGGTGCGCAACGGTTTTCAGCCCAATGCGGAAATAGAGTGGGAAACGTTAAAGCAGGTAACGCGCGCCGTTGTCCGCTTTTTAGACAATGTGGTAAGCTGGAACGAGGTTCTGAATCCGCTGGAAAAGCAACGTCGCGCCGCTTCTGAAACCAGACGCCTGGGGCTGGGCATTATGGGCGCCGCCGACATGCTCAATCAACTGAACCTTGGATATGACTCTGAGCAGGGCATCGCCTTGCTGGAAAAAGTGATGCAAACCATTGCCGACGAAGCTTATCAGGCATCGGCCGAACTGGCCGCAGAAAAGGGGCCCTCGCCCATCTTTGATTATGAAAAATATTCCCAGGGCCCGTTTTTTAAAGAAGCTCTCTCGGCAGAAACCAAAAAGCTGATCCAGGAAAAAGGCCTGCGCAATATTGCCATTCTTTCCATTGCGCCAACAGGCTCTATCAGCAACATCGCTCTTGGCTTTAAAATCGGCGACAAACACTATCTGGGAGTTTCCTCCGGAATCGAACCCATTTTCGCCCTCTATTACACGCGTCGGGCAGAATCATTTGGCAATCAATTCTTTAAAGTCTTTCATTCCACGGTACAGGCTTACATCGATTTGCACAATTTGCAGGATAAAGTGGTCAATGCCCAAACCGAAGCGGAATTGACCGAATATTTGCCGCCGCATTTCTTCCGTACGGCGCATCACATCAACGCCGAAAAACGCGTGGAAATTCAGGGCAAATGTCAGCGATATGTGGATCACAGCATCTCTTCCACGGTTAATTTACCGGAAACCATTGAACCGGAAGTGATTTCCAATATCTATTTGATGGCCTGGAAGAAAGGCTTAAAGGGCATTACCATTTACCGCGACGGCAGCCGCTACCCAATCTTGAGCGTGGACGGCCAGAAAACCGAATTTCAAAAGATTAAAGAAAAGTTGTTTAAAATTCTGCTGGCCGATACCAAAGAAGAGGTAACCTTAAAAGGCGACGATATTATCCAGACGCCGGATGGCAAATTAACAACGGTGTATCATTATCTCAAATCAACCGAACAAAACAATAGCTAA
- a CDS encoding cob(I)yrinic acid a,c-diamide adenosyltransferase, with amino-acid sequence MKLSRGYIQVYTGNGKGKTTAAIGLAVRALGHGFRVYFAQFMKNFPYGELEILKRFASHLVLKNWGNDAFVFNKQPPSAELVSEMQKGLSQAREAMLGSTYDLVILDEVLVSIYFKLFTIDQVVDFLKVKPANVELVLTGRYCPQEILELADLVTNMEEIKHYYHRGVSARKGIEN; translated from the coding sequence TTGAAGCTGTCCAGAGGTTATATTCAGGTTTACACGGGCAACGGCAAGGGTAAAACCACGGCTGCCATCGGTCTGGCCGTCCGCGCCCTTGGACACGGTTTTAGAGTTTATTTTGCGCAATTCATGAAAAATTTTCCATACGGCGAACTTGAAATTCTTAAACGTTTTGCATCGCATCTGGTGTTAAAAAACTGGGGCAACGACGCCTTTGTTTTTAACAAGCAGCCGCCTTCTGCCGAGCTGGTTTCCGAAATGCAAAAAGGACTCAGCCAGGCGCGCGAAGCCATGCTTGGTTCCACGTATGATCTGGTCATCCTTGACGAGGTATTGGTGTCCATCTATTTCAAACTATTTACGATTGATCAAGTGGTTGATTTTTTAAAGGTTAAACCTGCCAATGTAGAGCTGGTACTAACCGGCAGATATTGCCCTCAAGAAATATTGGAATTGGCCGATCTGGTTACCAATATGGAAGAAATAAAACACTATTATCATCGTGGAGTCAGCGCCAGAAAAGGCATCGAAAATTAA
- a CDS encoding adenylate/guanylate cyclase domain-containing protein — MDLELLKNALIRLFHRGFEKEKIQKLFNFLVRETSPQHRLFYPNLLGVRLNFTHQETLRLVTYGVLDGLFEMTWQVFCPQCTAPNFETKSLKNLRLRERCAACGSDYEPHADQNVHVLLALHPRFYDEVINTTDEETPVAEAGVQPLTVLDLIGYPDFREHFTDQAPRLNQAIKIRNVSVMFTELIRSTEMYEVIGDVQAFLLVNEHFDILFDFILKKYGGVIKTIGDAVMAVFKEPGPAFEAAVDIKKRVDHFLNSKLKNFSSGIKIGLHVGPAVVVNLNENFDLFGATVNKAARLVSHAQLEAIAMSKEFMAQVHHLPETQNTDKITQNTVTLKGIKSEQLIYLYKVR; from the coding sequence ATGGACCTTGAACTTTTAAAAAACGCCTTGATCAGACTTTTTCATCGCGGGTTTGAAAAAGAAAAAATTCAAAAACTGTTCAACTTCCTGGTCCGGGAAACGTCTCCGCAGCATCGATTATTTTATCCGAATCTGTTGGGCGTCAGGCTCAACTTTACCCATCAGGAAACGTTAAGACTGGTAACCTACGGCGTGCTCGACGGTCTTTTTGAAATGACCTGGCAGGTTTTCTGCCCACAGTGTACGGCGCCCAATTTCGAAACAAAAAGTTTAAAGAACTTACGACTTCGTGAACGATGCGCGGCCTGCGGGTCCGATTACGAGCCGCACGCCGATCAAAACGTTCATGTGCTCTTGGCCCTACATCCCCGCTTTTACGACGAAGTGATCAATACCACCGATGAAGAGACTCCTGTAGCGGAGGCAGGCGTTCAGCCTTTGACCGTACTTGATTTAATCGGCTATCCGGACTTTCGGGAACATTTCACCGATCAGGCTCCCCGCTTAAATCAGGCCATCAAAATACGTAATGTCAGCGTCATGTTCACCGAGCTCATCCGCTCCACCGAAATGTACGAGGTCATTGGCGACGTGCAGGCCTTTTTGCTGGTCAATGAGCATTTTGACATCCTGTTTGATTTTATCCTCAAAAAATACGGCGGGGTGATTAAAACTATTGGCGATGCGGTGATGGCCGTTTTTAAAGAACCTGGCCCGGCATTTGAAGCGGCGGTAGATATTAAAAAACGCGTCGATCATTTTTTAAATTCAAAGTTGAAAAATTTTTCATCCGGCATCAAAATCGGTTTGCACGTGGGCCCGGCTGTTGTGGTAAATTTGAATGAAAATTTTGACCTGTTTGGAGCCACGGTAAATAAGGCGGCCCGCCTGGTCTCCCATGCACAGTTAGAGGCCATTGCCATGAGTAAAGAATTTATGGCGCAGGTGCATCATTTGCCAGAAACGCAAAATACGGACAAAATCACACAGAACACGGTTACCTTAAAAGGGATCAAATCAGAACAACTTATCTATTTGTACAAAGTCCGTTAA
- a CDS encoding DUF5989 family protein, with protein MGKIKIIAEYLQFLKAHKKWLLLPIVFILLLLGAVIVMAQGSPVALFIYSLF; from the coding sequence ATGGGTAAGATAAAAATAATAGCCGAGTATTTACAATTTTTAAAAGCGCATAAAAAGTGGCTGCTTTTACCCATTGTTTTTATTTTGCTTTTATTGGGAGCCGTTATTGTCATGGCTCAAGGCAGCCCTGTTGCGCTTTTCATTTACAGCCTTTTTTAA